One Thermoplasma volcanium GSS1 genomic window carries:
- a CDS encoding DUF3311 domain-containing protein: protein MNTKDIIVGILLIIPFVAYFAIPTYNRVNPAIGGLSFFYWYQTLWLAISALLFGIAAYIIDKGVKE, encoded by the coding sequence ATGAACACTAAAGACATTATTGTCGGGATATTGCTGATCATCCCGTTTGTCGCATATTTTGCGATACCTACATACAATAGGGTGAATCCAGCAATAGGTGGTCTCTCATTTTTCTATTGGTACCAGACGCTTTGGCTTGCTATATCTGCACTTCTCTTTGGCATAGCTGCTTACATAATAGATAAAGGGGTGAAGGAGTGA